In a genomic window of Telopea speciosissima isolate NSW1024214 ecotype Mountain lineage chromosome 5, Tspe_v1, whole genome shotgun sequence:
- the LOC122662886 gene encoding AAA-ATPase At3g28580-like, which translates to ISFHEHSGGRFSRNKAYTSIEAYLSTHFSSQAKRLKADITTNSTKLVLNLDNHEEVTDHFEGVKIWWKAHVSTTNRQNPFYGDNYSKEKHSFRLSFHKRHRDLVINSGQNLLVNFEEHPRDDGATERYYAKIGKAWKRGYLLYGPPGTGKTTMIAAMANLLNYNIYDLELTTVKNNTELRKLLIETSGKSVIVIEDIDCSVDLTSKRKKEKEQEKKKMTQGTKANYWPLSSDCSPYFHTFEFLFFPMVEDDRERRKSRMF; encoded by the exons ATCAGCTTCCACGAGCACAGCGGCGGTCGTTTCAGCCGGAACAAGGCTTACACCTCCATCGAAGCCTACCTTAGCACCCATTTCTCCTCACAAGCCAAGCGACTCAAAGCCGATATCACCACCAACTCTACAAAACTGGTTCTCAACCTCGATAACCACGAGGAAGTCACTGATCATTTTGAAGGGGTCAAGATCTGGTGGAAAGCCCATGTCTCCACCACCAACCGTCAAAACCCTTTCTACGGCGATAATTACTCCAAGGAAAAGCATTCTTTCAGGCTCTCCTTTCACAAGCGCCACCGAGATCTCGTCATTAATTCTGGCCAAAATTTATTGGTCAATTTTGAAGAACATCCAAGAGATGATGGAGCAACAGAA CGTTACTACGCCAAGATCGGCAAAGCTTGGAAGAGGGGTTACTTGCTATACGGCCCTCCAGGTACCGGAAAGACCACCATGATCGCCGCCATGGCAAATCTCTTGAACTACAACATCTATGACCTCGAACTCACCACCGTGAAGAACAATACGGAGCTGCGAAAGCTCTTAATTGAGACCTCCGGCAAGTCCGTCATCGTCATCGAAGACATCGATTGTTCGGTCGATCTCACcagcaagaggaagaaggagaaggaacaggagaagaagaagatgacacaGGGAACAAAAGCAAATTATTGGCCACTGTCGTCTGATTGTTCTCCCTACTTTCACACATTCGAGTTTCTCTTTTTTCCAATGGTTGAAGACGAtagggaaaggagaaagagtaGAATGTTTTAA